One Tamlana carrageenivorans genomic region harbors:
- a CDS encoding peptidylprolyl isomerase, which translates to MAVLNKIRQRSLFLILIIALALFAFVLADLFKNSDALTAKSQNVIATVNGKEITREDFLQKVEIAQRQAGPTATNTQVMNRVWEQEVRQAIMESQFEELGITVEKDQMRDLLRTSLATSPEFLNEAGIFDENKLNEYIANLKETSPAGFQSWVNYEKQIAANALNQNYYNMVKAGLTGTLAEGELEHQLEGNKVDLKYVQVAYTSIPDSLVKISKSDISEYINENKKQFEVEASRDIRFVQFNEEASVEDENMIKEELNRYKKGQLVDANGRKNVITPFAEATDNEDYINSVAASDIKFNNRFLFKENLPEEHADAIFNLEEVQVYGPYKELGYFKISKIVAVKQIPDSAKVRHILIPFLGARSAAPQVTQTEAQAKSTADSLLAVLKTDRSKFPEFVTEYSSDQGSVSNEGRYDWHAYGSMVPEFNDFEFGGKVGDLGVVKTAFGFHIIEIEGLKDPKKAVQVGTIARKIEPSEATTDKVFRDASNFEIKAGEGDFETVAKENKFTVRPVNGIKILDESIPGVGNQRPIVRWAFEKDVEVGDIKRFNIPGGYVIAQVVAQNKAGLMSVDDATARVLPILRKQRKAEMIKDRISATALEEIAAAEKTSVKTATGINMKNPTISGAGREPFVVGAAFGLNEGETSGLLEGEKGVYAIQVTKVTPAVKLENYQAAANRVEQQKTSIVNARLYNALKDAAEIEDNRAEAQIQ; encoded by the coding sequence GAAATTACACGTGAAGACTTTTTACAAAAAGTTGAAATCGCGCAAAGACAAGCGGGGCCAACGGCTACAAATACCCAAGTAATGAATCGTGTTTGGGAGCAAGAAGTAAGACAAGCCATTATGGAGTCGCAGTTCGAAGAGCTAGGTATTACTGTAGAGAAAGATCAAATGAGAGATTTATTGAGAACATCTTTAGCTACAAGCCCTGAGTTTTTAAATGAAGCTGGCATATTCGATGAGAATAAATTAAATGAATATATCGCTAATCTTAAAGAAACTTCGCCTGCAGGTTTTCAAAGCTGGGTAAATTACGAAAAGCAAATCGCTGCAAATGCGCTTAACCAAAACTATTATAATATGGTTAAAGCCGGTTTAACAGGGACTTTGGCCGAAGGGGAATTAGAACACCAATTAGAAGGTAACAAAGTGGACCTTAAATATGTACAAGTAGCGTATACTTCAATTCCTGATAGTCTTGTGAAAATTAGTAAATCGGACATCTCAGAATATATCAATGAAAATAAAAAACAATTTGAAGTAGAGGCTTCAAGAGATATTCGTTTTGTTCAGTTTAACGAGGAAGCATCTGTAGAAGATGAAAACATGATTAAAGAAGAGCTGAACAGATATAAAAAAGGTCAGTTGGTTGATGCAAATGGTAGAAAGAATGTCATTACACCTTTTGCTGAAGCTACCGATAATGAAGATTATATCAACTCTGTTGCTGCTTCAGATATTAAATTCAATAACCGTTTCTTATTTAAAGAAAACTTACCTGAAGAACATGCTGATGCTATTTTTAATTTAGAAGAAGTTCAAGTTTACGGGCCTTACAAAGAATTGGGATATTTTAAAATTTCAAAAATTGTTGCTGTAAAACAAATTCCAGATTCAGCTAAGGTTAGACATATTTTAATCCCTTTCTTAGGGGCTAGAAGTGCTGCTCCCCAAGTGACACAAACCGAGGCGCAAGCTAAATCTACTGCCGATAGTTTATTAGCTGTTTTAAAAACAGATCGTTCTAAATTCCCAGAATTTGTTACCGAGTATTCTTCAGATCAAGGAAGTGTTTCTAATGAAGGGCGCTACGATTGGCATGCTTATGGTTCTATGGTTCCAGAATTTAACGATTTCGAGTTTGGAGGTAAAGTAGGTGACTTAGGTGTTGTAAAAACAGCTTTCGGTTTCCATATTATAGAAATTGAAGGACTTAAAGACCCTAAGAAAGCCGTTCAAGTAGGGACTATAGCTAGAAAAATTGAACCATCGGAAGCGACTACAGATAAAGTATTTAGAGACGCCTCTAACTTCGAAATAAAAGCAGGTGAAGGCGATTTTGAAACTGTAGCCAAAGAAAATAAGTTCACAGTTCGACCAGTTAATGGTATTAAAATTTTAGACGAAAGTATTCCTGGTGTTGGAAATCAAAGACCAATTGTACGTTGGGCTTTTGAAAAAGATGTAGAAGTTGGTGATATCAAACGATTTAACATTCCTGGTGGTTATGTTATCGCACAGGTTGTCGCTCAAAACAAAGCAGGTTTAATGTCTGTTGATGATGCAACAGCACGTGTTTTACCTATTCTTAGAAAACAAAGAAAAGCTGAAATGATTAAAGATAGAATTTCAGCAACTGCTTTAGAAGAAATCGCTGCTGCTGAAAAAACGTCTGTTAAAACAGCTACAGGGATCAACATGAAAAATCCAACAATTTCTGGAGCTGGAAGAGAACCTTTTGTAGTTGGAGCTGCTTTTGGACTTAATGAAGGAGAAACTTCTGGTTTGTTAGAAGGTGAAAAAGGGGTGTATGCTATTCAAGTTACTAAAGTAACACCTGCAGTAAAATTAGAAAATTATCAAGCGGCTGCTAATCGTGTTGAGCAACAAAAAACAAGTATCGTAAATGCGAGACTTTACAATGCTTTAAAAGATGCTGCCGAGATTGAAGATAATAGAGCTGAAGCACAAATTCAGTAG
- a CDS encoding IS4 family transposase has product MNKSKNFSGQPIIKQVLNFILPKDVHRTAKKHNSDRYTKKFTTYEHLATMVFTVISGCSSLREVSSIMLACEGKINHLGLTDFPKRSTLSDANRRRSSEVFADIYHLLYKRYHRFLSDSRPLEPAVKNLKIVDSSTIPLFSDILKGVGRNPLNGKKKGGIKMHTMINAMEDVPCLIKFSSAATHDHTFLKDLELKKGSYVVFDKGYVDYEQYQKWTLEDVYFVTRQKDNARYTSLEEFDISNKVDDAVLKDEKIGLTDKNGNAFSLRRIAFWHEKHQKVYEFITNNYDLDADKIADIYKNRWQIETMFKRLKQNFPLKYFLGDNQNAIEIQIWVSLIIQLIMLVIQRKAQRNWAYSNMMSVIRYHLMTYIDLFKFLKNPEANWEEITTKNIGQLSLFDP; this is encoded by the coding sequence ATGAATAAAAGTAAAAACTTTAGCGGACAACCCATAATCAAACAGGTATTAAATTTCATTTTGCCCAAAGATGTTCATCGGACAGCCAAAAAGCACAACAGCGATCGCTATACCAAAAAGTTTACCACCTATGAGCATTTGGCCACTATGGTATTTACCGTGATCAGTGGCTGTAGCTCACTTCGTGAGGTTTCCAGTATTATGCTTGCCTGCGAGGGAAAGATCAACCATCTAGGACTCACGGACTTTCCAAAACGCAGTACCTTGTCAGATGCTAACAGGAGAAGAAGCTCTGAAGTATTTGCCGATATTTATCATTTACTCTACAAACGTTACCATCGCTTTTTATCGGACAGCAGACCCTTAGAACCTGCAGTGAAGAACCTTAAAATCGTTGATTCCTCGACCATCCCCCTATTTAGTGACATTCTTAAAGGTGTAGGAAGGAACCCGCTCAACGGCAAAAAGAAAGGAGGTATCAAGATGCATACTATGATAAACGCCATGGAAGACGTTCCTTGTCTGATTAAGTTTTCAAGCGCGGCCACGCACGACCACACCTTTTTAAAAGACCTGGAACTCAAGAAGGGCTCTTATGTGGTTTTTGACAAAGGGTATGTGGATTATGAGCAATACCAAAAATGGACACTGGAAGATGTTTACTTTGTGACTCGGCAAAAGGACAATGCTCGCTATACAAGCCTTGAAGAGTTTGATATCTCCAATAAAGTGGACGATGCTGTCCTAAAGGACGAAAAAATAGGGCTTACGGACAAAAACGGCAACGCTTTTTCCCTGAGGAGAATCGCTTTTTGGCACGAAAAGCACCAAAAAGTTTATGAGTTCATCACTAATAATTATGATCTTGATGCAGACAAAATAGCCGACATCTATAAAAATAGGTGGCAGATTGAGACGATGTTCAAGCGGCTTAAACAGAACTTTCCGCTAAAGTATTTTTTGGGAGACAATCAAAATGCCATCGAAATACAAATCTGGGTCAGTTTGATAATCCAGCTCATTATGCTTGTGATCCAAAGAAAAGCCCAAAGAAACTGGGCTTATTCCAATATGATGTCCGTCATACGATACCATTTGATGACATATATCGATTTGTTCAAATTCCTGAAAAACCCAGAAGCTAATTGGGAAGAGATTACAACCAAAAACATTGGGCAATTAAGCCTTTTTGACCCATAA
- a CDS encoding GIY-YIG nuclease family protein, protein MEYLVYIIFSETLNRYYVGQTKNVDKRLATHNQRGAKYTSKGVPWVLIKTYSFSSRTDAILIETKIKKRGIKRYLEDNS, encoded by the coding sequence ATGGAGTATTTAGTTTATATCATATTTAGTGAGACACTTAACCGATATTATGTTGGACAAACCAAGAATGTGGATAAACGTTTAGCTACTCATAATCAAAGAGGGGCTAAATACACAAGTAAAGGAGTTCCTTGGGTTTTGATCAAAACTTATAGTTTTAGCAGTCGTACAGATGCTATATTGATAGAAACAAAAATAAAGAAACGTGGAATTAAGAGATATTTAGAAGATAATAGTTGA
- the trxB gene encoding thioredoxin-disulfide reductase: protein MSETIEKVKCLIIGSGPAGYTAAIYAARANMNPVLYQGTQPGGQLTTTNEVENFPGYPEGVTGPEMMMELQKQAERFEADVRDGWITKVDFSSDVHKVWVNDEKEIHCDTVIISTGASAKYLGLDSEQKYLKLGGGVSACAVCDGFFYRNQEVVIVGAGDSACEEAHYLSKLCKKVTMLVRRDEFRASKIMANRVKNTENIEILFNTETDEVLGDGQVVNGVRVYNKVTKEKHEIPATGFFVAIGHKPNTDIFKGFLDLDETGYIINVPGTSKTNIDGVFVSGDAADHVYRQAITAAGTGCMAALDAERYLASKDADFEVATSTYN from the coding sequence ATGTCTGAAACAATAGAAAAAGTAAAATGCCTTATTATAGGATCGGGACCAGCTGGTTATACAGCTGCTATTTATGCTGCTCGAGCAAACATGAATCCTGTTTTATATCAAGGTACACAACCAGGCGGTCAATTAACAACGACTAACGAGGTTGAGAATTTTCCTGGATATCCAGAAGGTGTTACTGGACCAGAAATGATGATGGAATTGCAAAAGCAAGCAGAGCGTTTCGAAGCCGATGTGCGTGATGGTTGGATCACCAAAGTTGATTTCTCTAGCGATGTACATAAAGTTTGGGTAAACGACGAAAAAGAGATTCACTGTGATACCGTTATTATTTCAACAGGGGCGTCTGCTAAATATTTAGGATTAGATTCAGAACAAAAATATTTAAAACTTGGAGGCGGAGTTTCTGCTTGTGCGGTTTGCGACGGATTCTTTTATAGAAATCAAGAAGTTGTTATTGTTGGTGCTGGTGATTCTGCCTGTGAAGAAGCGCATTATTTATCAAAGCTTTGTAAAAAAGTGACCATGCTTGTTCGTAGAGATGAGTTTAGAGCCTCTAAAATTATGGCTAATCGCGTTAAGAATACAGAAAACATCGAGATTTTGTTTAACACGGAAACTGATGAGGTTTTAGGTGACGGACAAGTAGTAAACGGTGTACGTGTTTATAATAAAGTAACTAAAGAAAAACATGAGATTCCAGCAACTGGTTTCTTCGTGGCCATTGGACACAAACCAAACACCGATATTTTTAAAGGGTTTTTAGATTTAGATGAGACAGGATACATTATTAATGTGCCTGGTACTTCTAAAACGAATATAGATGGTGTATTTGTTTCCGGTGATGCCGCCGATCATGTATACAGACAAGCCATTACAGCGGCTGGTACTGGTTGTATGGCAGCTCTTGATGCAGAACGTTACTTAGCGTCTAAGGATGCCGATTTTGAAGTCGCTACTTCAACCTACAATTAA